In a single window of the Nitrospinota bacterium genome:
- a CDS encoding methyltransferase produces the protein MKPDFNKLMDLSHKFQISKIFFVACELDIFSHLSAKSKNISELSKVLSINAGSLEIFLNGLVAIGVLRKEKDLYSNSPEAEEYLVKEKPNYRGAIFKHIHHGWEEWSDLQKTLISGKNIGGVQDFWLKENRERVNAFIWGMDNLARDLAPVVLTYLNLDGKRNMLDLGGGPGTYSITFLKSYKDLNSTIFDLPLTQEIAKENIKKNKMQKRISLRSGDFLKDDIGGCYDFIWMSHILHSNSEEDCEFLIKKVYTSLGPSGMVGIHDFVLNKDKVSPPFAAIFGVHMLAVTEKGRTYTYEEISRWLKNAGFKDIEVMDVSEVTKLIRAEKS, from the coding sequence ATGAAACCTGATTTTAACAAATTGATGGATTTAAGCCATAAATTCCAAATATCAAAAATATTTTTCGTGGCATGTGAACTGGATATCTTCAGTCATCTTTCAGCAAAATCAAAAAATATATCTGAATTGTCTAAAGTGCTTTCGATAAATGCCGGGTCATTAGAGATATTCCTCAATGGATTGGTCGCAATAGGAGTTCTGAGAAAAGAAAAAGATTTATATTCTAATTCTCCTGAGGCAGAAGAATATCTTGTTAAAGAAAAACCTAATTACAGAGGGGCTATCTTTAAACATATCCATCACGGCTGGGAAGAATGGTCTGATCTTCAAAAAACCTTAATATCAGGAAAAAACATTGGAGGCGTCCAGGATTTTTGGTTGAAAGAAAACAGAGAAAGGGTCAATGCCTTTATATGGGGCATGGATAATCTTGCCAGGGATTTAGCCCCTGTGGTATTAACCTATCTGAATCTTGATGGCAAAAGGAATATGTTGGATTTAGGAGGGGGACCAGGAACTTATTCCATTACTTTTTTAAAAAGTTATAAGGACTTGAACAGCACCATCTTTGATTTACCTCTAACACAAGAAATCGCAAAAGAAAATATCAAAAAGAATAAGATGCAAAAGAGAATATCTTTAAGGTCAGGAGATTTTCTAAAAGACGATATAGGTGGGTGCTATGATTTTATCTGGATGTCACATATCCTCCATAGTAACTCAGAAGAAGATTGCGAATTTCTTATAAAAAAGGTTTACACTTCTCTGGGTCCTTCAGGGATGGTTGGAATTCATGATTTTGTTCTCAATAAAGATAAAGTTTCCCCACCTTTTGCTGCCATTTTTGGGGTTCATATGCTTGCCGTTACAGAAAAAGGAAGGACTTATACATATGAAGAGATATCAAGGTGGCTTAAAAATGCTGGTTTTAAAGACATAGAGGTTATGGATGTTTCAGAGGTTACAAAACTGATAAGGGCAGAAAAATCATAA
- a CDS encoding aldehyde ferredoxin oxidoreductase family protein, whose protein sequence is MNKGFFGRILFIDLSRRKNRLIDLKDEDYKDYLGGSGIGAKLIYEIKKLSRDPFKPSNPLMLLPGLFTGTPVPGANRTSICTISPQTGLWTEATLGGYFGGEIKYAGYDGIFITGRAEKPVYLWIENDEVEICPAEHIWGRDTIEADELIRQETDDDAKVGCIGIAGEKMSKIANIIFEGFLGRAAGRSGTGSVMGSKNLKGIAIKGTRGIKVYNSDALREDILRFYSERLELFGEFKKYGTSGSVANLEYIGDTPIKSFLPGEWREGANKIDGRAIHSAYDVRDQACLSCPVYCTNLIDIKDSRYGSLSGHAPEYETLAALGALCMNDDIESILYANSLCNRYGLDTISAGVTIAMLIEGYEKSFITKRETDGLELRWGDPDIILKLIHKMGKREGMGRILADGVVDAAKRLGKKFHNLAVHVKGLEVPMHDPRPFISMGLNYAVAPRGADHMEGMSFSVDLGLSIPDIGFHGIPSDGLSTQNKALNNFKMHNLLTLYNALGICKFFVRSRLGPTLLNTWLKDITGWRFSNKRLLRLGERIFNLKRMINHRLGARKRDDWLPIRFFKVPRRENIPPISPADFKKMLDEYYQLREWTREGIPSKKKMKELGIKPVH, encoded by the coding sequence ATGAACAAAGGATTTTTTGGAAGGATTCTCTTTATTGATCTATCAAGAAGGAAAAATCGTCTAATCGATCTTAAAGATGAAGACTATAAAGATTATCTTGGGGGAAGCGGAATAGGTGCAAAGCTCATTTATGAGATAAAAAAATTAAGCAGAGACCCATTTAAGCCGTCAAACCCTCTAATGCTCCTTCCCGGTCTCTTTACAGGAACACCCGTTCCAGGAGCAAACCGGACATCCATCTGTACCATATCTCCCCAGACAGGTCTTTGGACCGAAGCTACTTTAGGAGGATATTTTGGGGGAGAGATAAAGTATGCTGGCTATGATGGAATCTTTATAACAGGGAGGGCAGAAAAACCTGTCTATTTATGGATAGAAAATGATGAGGTAGAGATTTGTCCTGCTGAACATATATGGGGTCGTGATACGATTGAGGCAGATGAACTGATAAGACAAGAAACAGATGATGATGCAAAGGTTGGCTGCATTGGTATTGCTGGTGAAAAGATGAGTAAGATTGCCAATATCATCTTTGAGGGTTTTCTTGGAAGAGCTGCGGGAAGGAGCGGGACTGGCTCAGTAATGGGCTCAAAGAATCTTAAAGGGATTGCTATAAAAGGAACAAGAGGTATCAAAGTTTATAACAGTGATGCTCTTAGAGAGGATATCTTAAGATTTTATTCAGAAAGATTAGAACTGTTTGGGGAATTTAAGAAATATGGAACTTCTGGAAGTGTTGCAAATCTAGAATATATTGGAGATACGCCAATAAAGAGTTTTCTGCCAGGAGAGTGGAGAGAAGGGGCAAATAAGATTGATGGGAGGGCTATCCACTCTGCATATGATGTAAGAGACCAAGCCTGCCTCAGCTGTCCTGTTTATTGCACAAATCTTATTGATATAAAGGATAGCAGATATGGCTCCTTATCAGGCCACGCCCCTGAATACGAAACACTAGCAGCTCTTGGAGCCTTATGCATGAACGATGATATAGAAAGCATCCTATACGCGAATAGTTTGTGTAACAGATACGGCTTGGATACCATATCTGCAGGAGTTACAATTGCCATGCTGATAGAGGGATATGAGAAAAGTTTCATTACAAAAAGGGAGACGGATGGGCTGGAACTGAGATGGGGTGATCCGGACATCATCCTGAAGTTGATCCATAAAATGGGCAAAAGAGAGGGGATGGGAAGGATACTGGCTGATGGTGTCGTTGATGCAGCAAAAAGACTGGGGAAGAAGTTTCATAACCTTGCTGTGCACGTAAAGGGTCTTGAGGTGCCTATGCACGATCCCAGGCCTTTCATATCCATGGGCCTGAATTATGCTGTGGCTCCACGAGGAGCTGACCACATGGAGGGAATGTCCTTTTCTGTAGACCTGGGGCTCTCAATTCCTGACATAGGTTTCCATGGAATACCTTCTGATGGTTTATCCACTCAAAATAAGGCATTGAATAATTTCAAGATGCATAATCTTTTAACACTGTATAATGCCCTTGGGATCTGTAAGTTTTTTGTCAGGAGCAGACTTGGCCCCACACTGTTAAATACATGGCTTAAAGATATAACAGGCTGGAGGTTTTCTAACAAGAGGCTGCTAAGATTAGGGGAGCGAATATTCAATCTCAAGCGAATGATAAACCATAGATTAGGGGCGAGGAAAAGAGATGATTGGCTTCCCATAAGGTTCTTCAAAGTGCCGAGAAGGGAGAATATCCCACCTATATCACCTGCTGACTTCAAAAAGATGCTGGATGAATATTATCAGCTAAGAGAATGGACAAGAGAAGGGATTCCCAGCAAGAAAAAGATGAAAGAATTGGGAATAAAACCTGTTCATTAA
- a CDS encoding polysaccharide deacetylase family protein — MKRMRILMYNQVDHYPIEAMEDGLHPESQIEQLDYLMKHGFHIVSLDQALSYMEGKEKLPENSLAITIDGGYADAYSQVLPILERYSIKAAFFIAPGLINGSRVIKGHSLPCMSWGQVRSLVDKGMTIGHYGCNGRAFQKVPREIVEEDIVHSKPLFEKYLNIQPTYYAVFEGTPEPKTVELLKEHGYKAMLTKSPTKQRLSLYSISRIQVDDDDLNIFLVKISKTFLRFKDSRYWKCIRKYRLDMAFHHLSKFYNKFKSGRVSSETS, encoded by the coding sequence ATGAAAAGAATGAGGATTCTCATGTACAATCAAGTAGACCACTACCCCATAGAAGCCATGGAGGACGGCCTTCATCCAGAAAGCCAGATAGAGCAGCTGGATTACTTAATGAAACACGGCTTCCACATTGTTAGTCTCGATCAAGCCCTATCTTATATGGAAGGCAAAGAAAAGCTTCCCGAAAATTCTCTTGCCATTACAATTGACGGTGGCTATGCTGACGCTTATTCCCAAGTTTTGCCAATACTTGAAAGATATAGCATCAAAGCAGCATTCTTTATTGCTCCTGGACTTATCAACGGCAGTCGAGTAATTAAAGGCCATTCCTTACCCTGTATGAGCTGGGGTCAGGTCAGAAGCCTTGTGGATAAGGGAATGACCATTGGCCATTATGGCTGCAATGGGCGTGCATTTCAGAAAGTGCCGAGAGAGATTGTTGAAGAGGACATTGTTCATTCGAAACCTCTCTTTGAAAAATATTTGAATATTCAGCCGACTTACTATGCGGTGTTCGAAGGGACGCCTGAACCTAAAACCGTTGAGTTATTAAAGGAGCATGGCTACAAGGCAATGTTGACAAAATCCCCTACCAAACAGCGTCTTAGCCTCTATTCGATTAGCCGCATTCAAGTTGACGATGATGATCTCAATATCTTTTTGGTCAAGATTTCCAAAACCTTTCTTCGATTTAAAGATTCCCGTTATTGGAAATGCATCAGGAAGTATCGTTTAGATATGGCTTTTCACCATCTATCTAAATTTTATAATAAATTTAAAAGCGGGCGGGTTTCCTCTGAGACATCTTAA
- a CDS encoding ABC transporter permease, whose translation MKKNTPMSIALKSLVSHKLRSFLALLGIIIGISSVMIMVAIGEGAKKKVIEQIEGMGENLISVCAGEVVMHHGRPRTLGQVSTLKLKDARAIEEKISSVAKSAPTVEKTTSVKYENLTTKTIVMGTVPDFFSIKNFELQSGRLFTEEDVRVSKRVAVLGKSVEINLFENKSPLGRIIRINKIPFSVIGVLEPKGIDALGQDEDDRIVIPLTTAMRRVFNVDYLSTIYLQARDEKEIESCLLQVKNLLREKHKLVEDIDDDFTILTQMELLETKKETSTTFTFLIASVAAISLLVGGIGIMAVMLVSVKERTREIGVRRAVGATVKDILYQFLTESITLSLGGGIVGIIIGILVSFIITKTTEWTLVIPWFISIIALVISTFIGLLFGVYPAKKAVDTDPIQALRFE comes from the coding sequence ATGAAAAAAAACACGCCCATGTCCATCGCCTTAAAATCTCTGGTTTCTCATAAGCTCAGGTCTTTTCTTGCACTGCTTGGGATTATTATCGGCATCTCTTCTGTCATGATTATGGTTGCCATCGGCGAGGGGGCGAAAAAGAAGGTTATTGAACAGATAGAAGGGATGGGGGAAAATCTCATATCGGTCTGTGCGGGAGAAGTCGTCATGCATCACGGAAGGCCGAGGACGCTCGGTCAGGTCTCGACGCTGAAGCTGAAGGACGCAAGAGCCATCGAAGAAAAAATATCATCCGTTGCGAAATCCGCCCCGACCGTGGAAAAGACTACTTCTGTCAAATACGAAAACCTGACAACAAAAACAATAGTCATGGGCACGGTTCCTGATTTCTTTTCGATTAAAAATTTTGAGCTTCAAAGCGGGAGGCTTTTTACTGAAGAAGATGTGAGAGTTTCTAAAAGGGTTGCCGTGCTCGGAAAAAGTGTGGAAATAAACCTTTTTGAAAACAAATCTCCTCTTGGCCGGATTATCAGAATCAACAAGATTCCATTTTCGGTAATAGGGGTTCTTGAGCCTAAGGGGATAGATGCTCTCGGACAGGACGAAGACGACAGAATCGTCATTCCCCTTACCACGGCCATGAGACGGGTCTTTAACGTGGACTATCTCAGCACCATCTATCTTCAGGCAAGAGATGAGAAAGAGATTGAAAGCTGCCTTCTGCAGGTAAAAAATCTTCTTCGGGAAAAGCACAAGCTGGTCGAAGACATTGATGATGATTTTACCATCCTCACGCAGATGGAGCTTCTGGAGACAAAGAAAGAGACGTCCACGACCTTCACCTTTCTCATAGCCAGCGTGGCAGCCATATCCCTCCTTGTCGGAGGAATCGGGATTATGGCCGTGATGCTTGTTTCTGTCAAAGAGAGAACCAGGGAAATCGGGGTAAGAAGAGCTGTTGGCGCAACAGTAAAAGATATTCTTTATCAGTTTTTGACAGAATCGATTACTTTGAGCCTCGGCGGGGGAATCGTCGGCATTATCATCGGAATTCTTGTATCCTTTATCATCACAAAAACAACAGAATGGACTCTTGTCATTCCTTGGTTTATAAGCATTATCGCATTGGTTATATCTACCTTCATAGGGCTTTTATTCGGCGTTTATCCAGCAAAAAAGGCTGTTGATACTGACCCTATACAAGCTCTAAGATTTGAATAA
- a CDS encoding aldo/keto reductase: protein MKYRRFGKTELEVSEIGFGAWAIGGNRHGNSYGPTNDKDSLKAIKKAIDMGCNFFDTADVYGHGHSEKLLGEAFEGKREKYIIATKVGGDFYNVGASVNFRRDYIRFAIEKSLKRLRTDYIDIYQLHNP, encoded by the coding sequence ATGAAATACAGAAGATTTGGGAAGACTGAATTGGAGGTTTCAGAAATAGGCTTTGGAGCGTGGGCCATTGGTGGGAACAGGCATGGAAATAGCTACGGTCCAACAAACGATAAGGATTCCTTAAAGGCAATAAAAAAGGCGATAGATATGGGATGTAACTTTTTTGATACGGCTGATGTTTACGGCCATGGTCACAGTGAAAAACTTCTGGGAGAAGCCTTCGAAGGAAAAAGAGAAAAATATATCATCGCAACAAAGGTAGGTGGTGATTTTTATAATGTTGGGGCGAGTGTTAACTTTAGAAGAGATTACATTCGATTTGCTATTGAAAAGAGCCTTAAAAGGCTGAGAACCGATTATATTGATATCTACCAGCTTCATAATCCAA
- a CDS encoding ABC transporter permease: MKVLRLFKESLKGLNHSKLNTSLMMLGIVIGIAALTVIVSIGQGAKVKVIDRMNSYGFGSDAFLMASGGGKIFSSRRTKATTLSLKDAEDIRQLPNAKVVGVYQRERDIRVAYKNKNKTTRVEGSTPLWQVVRKWDMKEGRFIEDQDVTGVKRVAVIGNTIVREFFGNETPIGKYIRIKNVFFEVIGILERKGTTGGGHDADDRLVIPITTSAQRIFNRNYLNSIRVLVNDPSKVNITAERAREILRKNHRLPPSVEDDFRVITAEGLLKRITESSRTLNQMLVLISTISLLVSGIVIMNIMLVSVNERIREIGIKRSLGATRRAILLQFLMEAVLVALFGGIIGIALGLVIAKFLPLMTSISTAISWQPFVLGFAFSFLVGVLFGMQPARKATQLNPVEAFK, translated from the coding sequence ATGAAGGTCTTAAGGCTGTTTAAAGAATCGTTAAAGGGCCTCAACCATAGCAAACTCAACACCTCCCTCATGATGCTCGGAATCGTTATCGGCATCGCCGCCCTCACGGTCATCGTATCCATAGGACAGGGAGCAAAGGTAAAGGTTATAGACAGGATGAATAGCTACGGATTCGGTTCCGATGCATTTCTTATGGCATCCGGAGGTGGTAAGATCTTTTCTAGCCGAAGGACAAAAGCCACAACCCTTTCTTTGAAAGATGCGGAAGATATAAGGCAGCTTCCAAACGCCAAAGTGGTTGGTGTCTATCAAAGAGAGAGAGATATAAGGGTTGCCTATAAAAACAAGAACAAGACCACAAGGGTTGAAGGGAGCACCCCTCTCTGGCAGGTCGTCAGGAAATGGGATATGAAAGAGGGGAGATTTATAGAGGATCAGGATGTCACCGGCGTAAAAAGAGTCGCTGTCATTGGAAACACCATTGTCAGAGAGTTCTTTGGAAACGAAACCCCTATCGGTAAATATATCAGAATCAAAAATGTCTTTTTCGAGGTCATAGGAATCCTTGAGAGAAAAGGGACTACCGGAGGCGGTCATGATGCGGATGATAGATTGGTAATTCCTATAACCACATCAGCCCAGCGAATCTTCAATCGGAACTATCTGAACAGTATCAGGGTACTTGTAAACGACCCCTCAAAAGTCAACATTACCGCAGAAAGGGCGAGAGAAATCCTCCGGAAAAACCACCGTCTTCCACCGTCTGTCGAGGACGATTTCAGGGTTATCACAGCCGAGGGTCTCCTGAAACGGATAACCGAGTCCTCAAGAACGCTGAACCAGATGCTGGTCTTGATATCGACCATCTCCCTTCTGGTGAGCGGGATCGTTATCATGAACATTATGCTGGTTTCTGTCAATGAAAGGATAAGGGAAATCGGTATCAAGCGTTCGCTCGGGGCAACACGAAGGGCTATTCTTTTACAGTTTCTCATGGAGGCTGTTCTCGTTGCCCTTTTCGGCGGAATTATCGGAATTGCTTTAGGGCTTGTTATCGCAAAGTTTCTGCCCCTTATGACATCAATCTCTACAGCCATATCCTGGCAGCCCTTTGTTCTCGGCTTTGCTTTTTCTTTTCTTGTGGGGGTTCTTTTCGGAATGCAGCCCGCAAGAAAGGCGACCCAGCTCAACCCTGTGGAGGCTTTTAAATAG
- a CDS encoding permease has translation MKLAFLTMSLIAILLLILGYYQDPSLPLKGVKSGFDYFLRIFPILIVAFIIVGMIQVLIPQEFIIKWLGKESGLKGVFLGSIAGALTPGGPFVCFPIAASIYKSGAGTGTIVAFVTAWSLWSLTRLPYEITFIGLRFALIRIASTLLLPPLAGIIAQNFFSK, from the coding sequence ATGAAGCTTGCATTTTTAACCATGTCTCTTATTGCTATTCTTTTATTAATCTTAGGATACTATCAGGATCCTTCCCTTCCGCTAAAAGGTGTTAAGAGTGGGTTTGATTACTTTTTAAGAATATTCCCTATCCTTATTGTTGCCTTTATTATCGTAGGGATGATCCAGGTCCTTATTCCCCAGGAATTTATCATAAAATGGTTGGGTAAAGAATCAGGCTTAAAGGGTGTCTTTCTTGGGTCTATAGCCGGAGCATTAACCCCTGGAGGGCCTTTTGTGTGTTTTCCTATTGCAGCATCAATATATAAATCAGGAGCAGGAACAGGAACGATAGTGGCATTTGTAACAGCATGGAGTTTGTGGTCTCTTACAAGACTGCCGTATGAGATTACATTTATCGGCCTCAGATTTGCTTTGATTAGAATAGCCTCTACCCTTTTATTGCCTCCTCTTGCAGGAATCATTGCCCAGAATTTTTTCTCTAAATGA
- a CDS encoding PilZ domain-containing protein, protein MEIIGQKERRRAPRTALHTAVMDVYPINIQHQRELRGKIYDVSTLGAKFVSNKPYAIDSKIYVGLLLPNCNSLINISGKVVRCEEESSEEYHIAVEFDEDKYQQSLLEEYIRIMKLWDEQWGK, encoded by the coding sequence ATGGAAATAATAGGACAGAAAGAGAGACGTCGAGCACCGAGAACAGCTCTCCATACCGCTGTTATGGATGTATATCCTATAAATATACAGCACCAAAGAGAACTGAGAGGAAAAATCTATGATGTTTCTACTTTAGGAGCAAAATTTGTCTCTAACAAACCTTATGCTATAGACTCAAAAATCTATGTTGGTCTTTTGTTGCCGAATTGTAATTCTCTGATAAATATCTCTGGAAAGGTTGTGCGGTGCGAAGAAGAAAGTAGTGAAGAGTACCACATTGCTGTAGAATTTGATGAAGATAAATACCAGCAATCTTTATTAGAAGAATACATAAGAATTATGAAATTATGGGATGAGCAGTGGGGTAAATAA
- a CDS encoding class I SAM-dependent methyltransferase: MVIKILLIGILGLIFLYQVVLRIIRKIYHFPAPAFIGSILDSNFRRKLQPPDKLIQRSGIKEDMHVLEVGCGSGAFTTFVASAVEKKGKVYALDIQPEMLKQLENKLNKVGNKDIKNIELINKNAYELPFSDNSLDLVYMITVLQEIPDKKKALREVKRVLKPSGILAVTEFFPDPDYPLKSTTIRIGEEAGFVLDEALGNFWNYTVRFKKP; encoded by the coding sequence GTGGTAATTAAAATTCTGTTAATAGGAATTTTAGGGCTGATTTTTTTATACCAGGTTGTTCTCAGAATCATTCGAAAGATTTATCATTTTCCTGCCCCTGCGTTTATCGGGTCTATTCTGGACAGCAATTTTAGAAGGAAATTACAACCCCCTGATAAGTTGATACAAAGAAGCGGCATAAAGGAAGATATGCATGTTTTAGAAGTGGGATGCGGGAGTGGAGCTTTTACAACTTTCGTTGCAAGCGCAGTTGAAAAAAAAGGAAAAGTGTATGCCCTTGATATTCAACCAGAAATGCTAAAGCAGCTTGAAAATAAACTCAATAAAGTGGGAAACAAAGATATCAAAAACATCGAACTCATAAACAAAAACGCCTATGAATTGCCCTTTAGTGACAACTCTCTTGACCTTGTATATATGATTACCGTTCTTCAAGAAATCCCTGACAAGAAAAAGGCTTTGAGAGAAGTAAAAAGAGTATTGAAGCCAAGCGGAATCCTTGCTGTAACAGAGTTTTTTCCCGATCCCGATTATCCTTTAAAATCTACTACAATCAGAATAGGCGAAGAAGCAGGTTTTGTTTTAGATGAAGCACTTGGGAATTTCTGGAATTATACGGTTAGGTTTAAAAAACCATGA
- a CDS encoding efflux RND transporter periplasmic adaptor subunit yields MKNRKNLIIATSIIILLIGVFLGLRFTKESKGKDKDFKLEKVVLRTVNHTILATGTVKPVIGAEVKVGSRISGLVERLMVKIGDKVKKGDLIATIEHNDLLAKVEGAKANLLAEEAKETAIREQTPKEIEKARAEIDEKVAELNLAEINYKRQQSLVSKGVSPQEKLDQAKKELDVLKAGHRALKQNLIYLQTKYLQDLALAKARVKQAKASLMELETELSYARIRAPIAGSIASISTQEGETVAAGFNAPTFVNIIDLSQLQVNAFVDETDIGKIQMRQQATFTVDSFPKRPFRGGVVAIYPKAIIQENVVNYEVIITIKDDFIDLLRPEMTANVNIIIGTKENALAIPTEAIKNIKGRKIVYVFNRGKLIERTIKTGWRERGFVEIIDGLKKGEEVAVFYPLSEAEKNLRRIKR; encoded by the coding sequence GTGAAAAACAGAAAAAATTTAATTATAGCTACCAGTATCATCATTCTCCTCATAGGAGTCTTTTTAGGATTAAGATTCACAAAAGAAAGCAAGGGAAAGGATAAAGATTTTAAATTAGAGAAGGTGGTACTTAGGACCGTCAATCATACCATACTTGCTACCGGAACAGTAAAGCCAGTGATAGGAGCAGAGGTGAAGGTAGGTTCCAGAATTTCCGGGCTTGTAGAAAGACTTATGGTTAAGATTGGAGACAAGGTCAAAAAGGGTGATCTGATAGCCACCATAGAACATAATGACCTCCTCGCCAAGGTTGAAGGGGCAAAAGCAAATCTGCTTGCAGAAGAAGCAAAAGAGACCGCCATAAGAGAACAGACCCCTAAAGAGATAGAAAAGGCCAGGGCTGAAATAGATGAAAAAGTTGCTGAGCTTAATCTTGCAGAGATAAACTATAAAAGGCAACAATCCCTTGTTAGTAAAGGCGTTTCTCCTCAGGAAAAACTTGATCAGGCAAAAAAAGAGCTCGATGTCTTAAAGGCTGGGCATAGAGCATTAAAACAAAACCTTATCTACCTTCAAACAAAATATCTTCAGGACTTGGCTCTGGCAAAGGCAAGGGTAAAACAGGCAAAAGCAAGTCTTATGGAATTAGAAACAGAACTTTCCTATGCGAGGATAAGGGCCCCCATAGCCGGTTCCATAGCATCCATATCTACCCAGGAAGGAGAGACCGTAGCTGCCGGTTTCAATGCCCCTACCTTTGTAAACATTATTGACCTTTCTCAACTTCAGGTTAATGCATTTGTTGACGAAACAGATATAGGGAAAATTCAGATGAGACAGCAGGCAACCTTCACTGTAGATAGTTTTCCAAAAAGGCCATTTAGAGGAGGGGTGGTGGCCATCTATCCAAAGGCCATAATACAGGAAAATGTGGTTAACTACGAGGTCATCATTACGATAAAGGATGATTTTATCGATCTTCTCCGGCCTGAGATGACTGCAAATGTCAATATCATTATTGGAACAAAAGAGAATGCATTGGCTATTCCCACTGAGGCGATAAAAAATATAAAAGGAAGAAAAATCGTTTATGTCTTCAATCGTGGGAAACTAATAGAAAGGACTATAAAAACAGGATGGAGGGAAAGGGGTTTTGTAGAGATTATCGATGGGCTTAAAAAGGGGGAAGAGGTCGCTGTTTTTTATCCCCTGTCTGAGGCAGAAAAGAACCTGAGGAGAATCAAGAGATGA
- a CDS encoding ABC transporter ATP-binding protein has translation MIRLEGITKVFKNGKLETPVLHGIDLFIKKGEFTAIMAPSGAGKSTLMYIVGCLDRPTSGRYFFEGEEVEKLSDWELSRIRNKKIGFVFQSYNLLPRTSAIDNILLPLIYSQEYPTNAGEKAKEILTFLGLGDRIYYKPNELSGGQQQRVAIARALINDPRIILADEPTGNLDTHSGLEILSIFQRLHREGKTIVCITHDREVATHANRIIQMKDGRIEREEELKNPKDALSSLNELKSRKKSDEGLKAV, from the coding sequence ATGATAAGGCTTGAGGGGATAACCAAGGTATTTAAAAACGGAAAGCTGGAAACCCCTGTTCTTCATGGCATCGACCTTTTTATTAAAAAGGGGGAGTTCACCGCCATCATGGCTCCCTCGGGCGCGGGGAAAAGCACTCTTATGTATATCGTCGGCTGCCTAGACAGACCGACAAGCGGCCGCTATTTCTTTGAAGGTGAAGAGGTTGAGAAACTGAGCGACTGGGAGCTTTCGCGAATAAGAAACAAGAAAATCGGTTTTGTGTTTCAGTCCTATAATCTCCTTCCCAGAACATCAGCAATTGATAACATCCTTCTCCCCCTAATCTACAGCCAGGAATACCCCACTAATGCTGGGGAGAAGGCAAAAGAGATTTTAACCTTTCTCGGCCTTGGAGACAGGATTTATTACAAACCGAATGAGCTTTCAGGAGGCCAGCAGCAAAGAGTCGCCATTGCCAGGGCATTGATAAACGACCCTCGTATTATCCTCGCGGACGAACCGACAGGGAATCTCGACACCCACTCCGGCCTGGAAATCCTCTCCATATTCCAGAGACTTCACCGGGAAGGAAAGACTATCGTTTGCATCACCCATGACAGAGAAGTCGCTACCCATGCAAACCGGATCATTCAGATGAAGGACGGGAGGATAGAAAGAGAGGAAGAGCTTAAAAACCCGAAAGACGCTCTCTCTAGCCTCAACGAGCTCAAAAGCAGGAAGAAAAGCGATGAAGGTCTTAAGGCTGTTTAA